A segment of the Campylobacter concisus genome:
GTTGTCGCTCGAAATGGCGAAATTTTGCTTGACGTAGCAGCAAGCGGCGACGAGGCGATGATATACGCTACAAGCCTTAAAAACGCAAATGTAATAGTAAGCGAAGATAGAAAAGTAGCCATAAAGTACGCCAAAAAGCATGGCGCGAAGTATGTTTTGATGGATGATGGGTTTTCTAAATTTGACATAGCTAAATTTGACATATTAGTGCGTCCAAATCCAGAGCCAAAGCTAAAATTTTGCCTACCAAGCGGAGCTTATAGGTATCCGTTTAACTTTTATAAATTTGCTGATTTTATAGCAATTGAAGGGCAAACTCATTTTAGAAAGAGTGAAATTTTAAGTAAAAGCGAAAAAATGGTTCTAGTTACTGCCATAGCAAACCCAGAGCGCCTCAAGCCATTTTTTGATGAGTGCATAGCTCGCGTCTTTTTTCCTGATCATTATGATTTTTCAAAAGATGAGTTAGAAGAGATTTTAAAAAGATATGATGCAGCCTCGCTTTTGATGACGCAAAAGGACTATGTAAAGGCAAAGGACTTTGGGCTGAGAGTATCGCTTATAACGCTTGAAGTTACGCTAAGTGAAGAGTTTAAAAAGGTTTTAGAGCGACAAATTTAAGCCCACTTTGTTATAATGAGCC
Coding sequences within it:
- a CDS encoding tetraacyldisaccharide 4'-kinase, which codes for MFKKLNIFLHAWVNDYFFRPNFFQILLAFLLLPLSFIYFLIVVLKKFTARKIDFGIKIISVGNLTLGGSGKTPLCVAIAKNYEGAFIVLRGYKRKSKGMQVVARNGEILLDVAASGDEAMIYATSLKNANVIVSEDRKVAIKYAKKHGAKYVLMDDGFSKFDIAKFDILVRPNPEPKLKFCLPSGAYRYPFNFYKFADFIAIEGQTHFRKSEILSKSEKMVLVTAIANPERLKPFFDECIARVFFPDHYDFSKDELEEILKRYDAASLLMTQKDYVKAKDFGLRVSLITLEVTLSEEFKKVLERQI